The following is a genomic window from Gymnodinialimonas ceratoperidinii.
CAAGGCGCGACTGTCCGAGCAGGGACGGGCGGTTGTTCAGGCGATCACCGTGCCCGACGCCTACTTCGAGACCTATCGCAAGAGCTCGGACTATATCCGTCACTACACCTTCCCGGGGGGCATGCTCCTGTCCAAGGCCGTGATCGCTGATCAGGCCAAGCGCGCCGGGCTGGTGATCAAGGATACCCACGCCTTCGGAGTTGACTACGCGCGGACCTGCGCCATGTGGCAGGACAGATTGGACGCGCAGGCCGACCGGATCAGGAAGCTGGGGTACAACGACGCCTTCTTGCGAAACTGGCGCTACTACCTCGGCGTTTGCGCTGGCTCCTTCGCCGTCCACCACACCGATGTAGTGCAAGTGGAGTTGGCCCATGCAGAGACCTGAAACAATCTGGATCATTGGCGCAAGCGACGGGATCGGCGCGGCCTTGGCCCGCGAGTGGTCCAAGAGGGGCGTCCGCCTGATCCTGTCCGCACGCCGATCCGAGCCGCTGGAAGAGCTCGCGGCCAGCCTCGGACCGGATCACATCGCGCTGCCGCTGGACGTGAGTGACCGCAAATCGCTGGATGAAGCGGCACAGAAAATCTCCAACCATGTGCCGCTGGACCGCGTGGTGCATCTCGCGGCGATGTATGACCCCGGCAAGGTCATGGATATTGACCCCGAATCTGCCGCCAAGCTTGTCACGGTCAACCTGACCGGCACCCTGAACGTCGCGCAGGTTGCCACACCCCTGCTGAAAGAGGGCGGGCAACTGGCGCTTTGCGGCTCCATCGCGGGCTACATCGGGCTGCCGCAGGGGCAAATCTACTCGGCCACCAAGGCCGCCGTGATCAACTTTACCGAGTCGTTGCGGGTGGAACTCGCCAACAGCCGTGACGTGCGCCTGATCAACCCGGGATTCGTCGACACGCGCATGACGCAGCGCAACGATTTCGACATGCCCGCCATGGTCACCCCCGAAGTCGCGGCGCGCGCCATCGTCGATGGGCTGCACTCGAACGCGTTCGAGATCCATTTCCCGCGTCGCCTGACCTACGCGCTGAAGCTTCTCAGCATCCTGCCCTATTGGGCGGCGCTACCGCTCACCCGCCGTCTGACCAGCGGTTGAGCTCTGCTTGAACCTGCGTGTCGGGAGCATCGCCCACGCACGCATAATGACCGACCCCGCATCGCCTCCTCGGGCGGTGTGCTCTGACCCCTTGCGCCGTTCCCTGTGCGCCTGCCTCAACGAAATGGAAGCCCCATGAAGATCCTTGTCCTCTATCTCTCCACCGCCGTGATCTTCTTTGCGGCCGACGCCGTGGGCCTTCGTCTGCTCGTGAAACCTGTGTTCGAGCGTCACGTCGCACATCTCTTCGCGGACCCGTTCCGCGTGGTTCCGGCGGCGCTGTTCTACCTCGGATATGTCGCGGGCCTCCTCTGGTTCGTCTCCGTCCCCGCCCTGCGCGCCGACGATCCGATCAGCGCTTTGTGGGGCGGCATCGCCTTGGGCCTGATGGCCTACGGCACCTATGAGTTCACCAATTACGCCACGCTGCGAGACTGGTCGATGCAACAGGTCGCCGTCGACACGCTATGGGGCGGCGTTCTGACGGGGTTTTCTGCCTGGGCCGGCGTGATGATCGCCCGCATGGTGGGGTGAGCCTACGCCGTCACGGACACCGACTGCTGCCTGAGGGTACAGGGCCCGAAGGTGGTGAGGAACGCGACGCCTGACGCGTCGGGGCCAACGCCGATCCGCGCAATGGTATCGGCGGTCGCCATGCCGGTCGCGTCGACCAGATGCCATGTGCCGTCGAGGAAAACCTCTGCCACCGCGTGAAAGTCGGGCGGCGTGACGCCGGGCGCGTAGACGCTGGCGAATCTGGCCGGGATGGTCGAGGCGCGGGCGAGGGCGATCATGACGTGGGCGTAATCCCGGCAGACGCCCTGCCGCTGCACGAAGGAATCGAGCGCCGTGGTCTGGCCATTGCTCGATCCGGGAACGTAGCTGAAGGCCTTCGTGATCCAATCCCGCATGGCGGCGATCCGGGCGCCGCCTTGGTAGGCACCGAATTCCGCCTCGACGAAGGACTGGAACTCATCTGAAGGGCAATAGCGCGAGGGCATGAGGTAGCGCACCGTGTCACCCGGCAGCAGATGCGGCGCCACGGCATCGAGGGTCGAGATATCGAGCGCCGGACGGTCCACGACGACACGCGCCGTATAATCGCAGCGGAAGATGCCATCGGTCCTGATCCAAATGCGCTCGCCCAACCCGTCGTCGGCCGCAACGCGGGCAAGATGCTCCGTATCGGAAATCTCGATATTCGACGATTGCAGCCGTTGATCCGCGAGATCAGCGACCTCGATCTGCAACAGCAGGTCCGTGGGACCGGAGAGCTGATACTCCAGCTGAACGTTGACATCGAGTTCCATGCTTGACCTCTGAGAGTTAAGGGAACGTGTCGTCAGGGACCGTTCCATCGCCGTTCCTGTCTGCGGCACCTACCAACGGGCGATCACCGCCATTGGTTGCACGTGGCTTCAGGTCTTGAGTCGCAAATAGCCGCGCAACGCCCACTGGCTACGAATCACGCACGCTGTCTTTCGGCTGATTGCGCGTGAAACGCTTATCCAGCGCCGAAGAAAAACAGCCAGGCTGCCCGCGCATCGGCGCCAGCTACAGAACTTTAAAGGCAAAGGGGAGAATGGTGAGCCCTGCAGGATTCGAACCTGCGACAAATTGATTAAAAGTCAACTGCTCTACCAACTGAGCTAAGGGCCCGCTCAAGTCGCGGTTACTAGGACCGAGTTCTTGGCGCGTCAAGCGAAAATCCCCACAGGGTCTTTGAACTGTCCGCAGGTTCTCGTATATGCGCCAGATGCCTGATCAAGTTCCCCCCACCGGCTTGCCGTTCCTGAAGATGCACGGTCTTGGCAACGACTTCGTCGTGATCGACGCCCGCAACGGCGCGCGCTCCGTCACGCCTGCCTTGGCGCAAGCGTTGGGTGACCGGCATCGGGGTGTGGGATTCGACCAGCTCGCGGTGATCGAGACCGGCGACGACAGTGATCTGCGGCTGACGTTCTGGAATGCGGACGGCTCGCTGGCCGGGGCCTGCGGCAATGCGACCCGCTGCGTCGCGCGCCGCGAGATGGAGCTGACCGGGCGCGACCGCATCACGCTGCGGACCGAGCGTGGCCTGCTGGAAGCGGTTGACGCCGGGGACGGGCTGACCTCCGTCAACATGGGGCACCCGATGCTCGACTGGCAGGGGGTGCCGCTCGCGCGCGACTGCGACACGCTGAACCTGCCGCTCGACGGCGCGCCCGTTGCGACCGGGATGGGCAACCCCCATTGCACCTTCTTCGTCGAGGATGCCGATGCGGTGGATCTCGAAGCCCAAGGGGCGCGCTTCGAGCATGACCCGCTGTTCCCCGAGCGGACCAACGTGCAGTTTGCCCATGTCATCGGCCCGGACCACCTGCGGATGCGGGTGTGGGAACGGGGCGTCGGCGTGACGCTGGCCTCCGGCTCGTCCTCTTGCGCCGTGGCCGTCGCGGCCGCGCGGCGCGGGCTGACCGGGCGGCAGGTGCGGCTGACGCTCGACGGCGGCGAAATTTCCATCGACTGGCGCGACGATGGCGCCTGGATGACCGGCCCCACTGCCCATGTCTTCACCGCCGAGCTGACGCCCGCGTTTCTGGACGGCTTGCCATGAGCGCCCCTGACACCAAGGTTCCGGTCTTTCACACCCATGGCTGCCGTCTGAACGCCTACGAGACCGAAGCGATGCGCGAGATGACGGAGGCCGCAGGCGTCGAGAATGCCGTGATCGTCAACACCTGCGCCGTGACCGCCGAAGCGGTGCGCAAGGCGCGGCAGGAGATCCGCAAACTCAAGCGCGACAACCCCGATGCCCGCGTGATCGTCACCGGCTGCGCCGCCCAGACCGAGCCCGCGACCTTTGAAGCGATGGGGGAGGTGGACCTCGTCCTTGGCAATACCGAGAAGATGAACCCCGAGACCTGGCAAAACCTCGGCCCTGATTTCATCGGGGAGACCGAGAAGGTCCGCGTCGATGACATCATGTCGGTGCGCGAAACGGCAGAGCACCTGATCGACGGATTCGGCACCCGCTCGCGCGCCTATGTGCAGGTGCAGAACGGCTGCGATCACCGCTGCACCTTCTGCATCATACCCTACGGTCGCGGCAACTCCCGCTCGGTCCCGGCGGGCGTCGTGGTGGACCAGATCAAGCGCCTCGTGGACCGCGGCTACAACGAGGTGGTGCTGACCGGCGTCGACATGACGTCCTGGGGCGCGGACCTCCCCGGCGCGCCGAAGCTCGGTGATCTTGTCATGCGCATCCTTAAGCTGGTGCCGGACCTGCCGCGCCTGCGGATCAGCTCCATCGACAGCATCGAGGTGGACGAGAACCTGATGCAGGCCATCGCCACCGAGCCTCGACTGATGCCGCATCTGCACCTGTCGCTGCAGCATGGCGACGACCTGATCCTCAAGCGCATGAAGCGCCGCCACCTGCGCGACGATGCCATCGCCTTCTGCGAAGAGGCCCGCCGCCTGCGCCCCGACATCACCTTCGGTGCCGATATCATCGCCGGCTTCCCCACCGAGACCGAGGCGCATTTCGCCAATTCGCTCAAGCTGGTGACCGAATGCGACCTCACCTGGCTGCACGTCTTCCCCTACTCCCCCCGCGAAGGCACTCCCGCCGCGCGGATGCCGCAGGTGGACGGCACCGCGATCAAGGCCCGTGCAAAGCGGTTGCGAGAGGCGGGTGCGGCCGCCGTCAGCGCCCATCTGGCCAAGCAGATCGGCCGCGAGCATCGCATCCTGATGGAAAACCCCCGCATGGGCAGGACCGAGCAATTCACCGAGACGCGCTTTGCATCCGACCAGCCCGAGGGCGACATCGTAACGGCTCGAATCATGGGATTCGACGACGGGGGCCTCACCGCCGGATAGGTCATTTTGTGGGATAGGGCCAAAAACTAGGAGAAATTCCGTTTTCGTGCTACGTGTTAGGCAAGAAGCGGGCGTTTCCTGCGGTGCATTCTCCGCTGCGGTGGTCGGGCGAAATAGACCTGTCGAAAATCAAATAGATTTGTCGATGCGCGCTAAGGCTGTGCCGAGAAGCGGAAAAATGACGGCTTACGCAGTCTGTTGCGGGCATTCGGACAGGGCTGGAAGGAACACATCCCATGAAGAAAGCGATTTTTATCACGGCAATGACGCTGGCGGTTTCGGGCTGCTTTACGATCGGCAGCACGTTCGAGCGGTGGGTCGGCACTTACGAATACGATGGAACGTCATATCGCGTTGCCTATGTACGGACAGAGGGCCTCGACGGGGACACGAGGTGGGAATACCATCTGGTTCCCGGTGGGACGACCACCTACAGAAGTTCCGACATGATCGCGCGATGCCTTGCGCTTGAGGTTCCCGGCGACAATCCAACTCCAGTTTCTGGCTGCGAAGCCAGCTTTGCTCGCGCCATCGACGGGCTTGTCGGTCCTCCGATGATGGGAGGTGATGATTACGGGTAAGCGGCAGGCGAGAGCACCTGTCCAAACAGATAGGGCAATTGCACAACATCCCGGTGGAAAGCCAAAGAATCGAACAAACCGTGCGGTTCTCGGTGGTTGCCTTCACTCTCGATCAATTTGATGGATGCATTGTAAGCACACATCGCCGGGACGACAGGACTCCAACATTGGTGAAGGGTCAGTCCCGCTTGCCAAGGGTCTACCGCATGCATCCCAATCCGGCGTTTCGCCAAGAACCTGCCTTCACCAACGTCGGCCTGTGCCGAAAGCGGGGTTTCGGGATGTTGTGTTTGAACGGGGACCCCACGCCATTGCTTGCCCATGTGCCTTTCGTGCTGAGCGACACGGGCGAGGTTGCGGAACTGCATCTGGTGCGCTCGAACCCGATTGCCCGCGCCGTGACCGAGCCCAAGCCCGCGGTGATCGCGGTGAACGGGCCGGATGGCTACATTTCCCCCGATTGGTACGATACGCCCAACCAGGTGCCGACATGGAATTACGTCGCCGTCCATCTCCGCGGCATGTTGCAGCCGATGAACCCGGATGAGCTGCGGGAACATCTGGACCGTCTCTCCAGCCATTTCGAGGATCGACTTGCCCCCAAGCGGCCCTGGACCAGTGCCAAGATGACACCGGACATGCTGGAAAAGATGATGCGGATGATCCTGCCGTTTCGCTTCGAAGTCCATGATGTCGAGGGCACGTGGAAACTGAACCAGAACAAGCCCGATGCGGCGCGTGCGGGTGCGGCGGAGGCGATCAAGCAATCACCGATAGGGCATGAGGTCGAAACCCTCGGCGCCCTGATGACCGGCGGCGTGCCTTCGATTGATAAGGATGCGCCGCTCACCTACATTTAAGGCATCACTCGTTGCAGAGGATGCTCTGGATGGCTTTGAATATCCCACCGATGGCGTTTCTGGCGCTGCGCTATGGCGCTGTCGCGGTCGCAGGCTTCACCGCCGCACGTCTTGCACGACGGGGGCGCCTTTCGCCTGCCGTCGAGGCCGAGATGGACGCGGCCCCCGATGGGGTGCAGCTGTGCAAGTCGCCGGGTCAGCTGGCCGCGGCAGGCAAAATGACAAGAACCTTGCAGGCCGGCCCGTTTGGCCCGAAGTTCCGCATAGACGGCACGGCGATCGGCCGTTTGCGAATTAAACGACTGACATGATGGGATTTTGGCATGATTGAACTTCTGGGCTCGGACGCGTCTCCGTTCGTACGCAAGGCGCGGGTCCTGATCGCGGAGGCAGGGATCACCGATGTGCCCTACGTTCAGGTGACGGCGACGCCGATGGGCGGGGAAGAGCGGCTGAACTCGGCCAACCCTCTCGGCAAGATCCCCGCCCTCGTGCGGGACGAAGCGCCGACGATCTACGACAGCAACGTGGTGTGCCGCTTCCTCGACGATCGCGCCGGCGCAGGGCTCTACCCGCAGGAGCGTCTGTGGGAAACGCTGACGCTCGAAGCGACGGGCGACGGGATCATGGAGGCCGCTGTCGGCATCGTCTACGAGAAGCGCCTGCGCCCGGAGGAGCTTTGGTGGAACGACTGGTTCGACGCGCAATGGGTGAAGGTCACCCGCGCGCTCGACGGGTTGGAGCGGCAGTGGATGAGCCATCTTCACGGACCGCTCGACATGGGTCAGGTCTCCATCGGCTGCGCCCTGGGCTACCTCGACCTGCGCCACAAGGATCGCGATTGGCGCGAGGGGCGTGAGGCGCTGGCGACGTGGTACGCAGGCTTTGCCGAGCGGCCCGCCATGGTGGCCACCGCGCCGGAATGAAGGTCG
Proteins encoded in this region:
- a CDS encoding glutathione S-transferase; translated protein: MELLGSDASPFVRKARVLIAEAGITDVPYVQVTATPMGGEERLNSANPLGKIPALVRDEAPTIYDSNVVCRFLDDRAGAGLYPQERLWETLTLEATGDGIMEAAVGIVYEKRLRPEELWWNDWFDAQWVKVTRALDGLERQWMSHLHGPLDMGQVSIGCALGYLDLRHKDRDWREGREALATWYAGFAERPAMVATAPE
- a CDS encoding transglutaminase-like domain-containing protein, which encodes MELDVNVQLEYQLSGPTDLLLQIEVADLADQRLQSSNIEISDTEHLARVAADDGLGERIWIRTDGIFRCDYTARVVVDRPALDISTLDAVAPHLLPGDTVRYLMPSRYCPSDEFQSFVEAEFGAYQGGARIAAMRDWITKAFSYVPGSSNGQTTALDSFVQRQGVCRDYAHVMIALARASTIPARFASVYAPGVTPPDFHAVAEVFLDGTWHLVDATGMATADTIARIGVGPDASGVAFLTTFGPCTLRQQSVSVTA
- a CDS encoding SDR family NAD(P)-dependent oxidoreductase — encoded protein: MQRPETIWIIGASDGIGAALAREWSKRGVRLILSARRSEPLEELAASLGPDHIALPLDVSDRKSLDEAAQKISNHVPLDRVVHLAAMYDPGKVMDIDPESAAKLVTVNLTGTLNVAQVATPLLKEGGQLALCGSIAGYIGLPQGQIYSATKAAVINFTESLRVELANSRDVRLINPGFVDTRMTQRNDFDMPAMVTPEVAARAIVDGLHSNAFEIHFPRRLTYALKLLSILPYWAALPLTRRLTSG
- a CDS encoding FMN-binding negative transcriptional regulator, with amino-acid sequence MHPNPAFRQEPAFTNVGLCRKRGFGMLCLNGDPTPLLAHVPFVLSDTGEVAELHLVRSNPIARAVTEPKPAVIAVNGPDGYISPDWYDTPNQVPTWNYVAVHLRGMLQPMNPDELREHLDRLSSHFEDRLAPKRPWTSAKMTPDMLEKMMRMILPFRFEVHDVEGTWKLNQNKPDAARAGAAEAIKQSPIGHEVETLGALMTGGVPSIDKDAPLTYI
- the dapF gene encoding diaminopimelate epimerase, with product MRQMPDQVPPTGLPFLKMHGLGNDFVVIDARNGARSVTPALAQALGDRHRGVGFDQLAVIETGDDSDLRLTFWNADGSLAGACGNATRCVARREMELTGRDRITLRTERGLLEAVDAGDGLTSVNMGHPMLDWQGVPLARDCDTLNLPLDGAPVATGMGNPHCTFFVEDADAVDLEAQGARFEHDPLFPERTNVQFAHVIGPDHLRMRVWERGVGVTLASGSSSCAVAVAAARRGLTGRQVRLTLDGGEISIDWRDDGAWMTGPTAHVFTAELTPAFLDGLP
- a CDS encoding DUF2177 family protein: MKILVLYLSTAVIFFAADAVGLRLLVKPVFERHVAHLFADPFRVVPAALFYLGYVAGLLWFVSVPALRADDPISALWGGIALGLMAYGTYEFTNYATLRDWSMQQVAVDTLWGGVLTGFSAWAGVMIARMVG
- the mtaB gene encoding tRNA (N(6)-L-threonylcarbamoyladenosine(37)-C(2))-methylthiotransferase MtaB, which encodes MSAPDTKVPVFHTHGCRLNAYETEAMREMTEAAGVENAVIVNTCAVTAEAVRKARQEIRKLKRDNPDARVIVTGCAAQTEPATFEAMGEVDLVLGNTEKMNPETWQNLGPDFIGETEKVRVDDIMSVRETAEHLIDGFGTRSRAYVQVQNGCDHRCTFCIIPYGRGNSRSVPAGVVVDQIKRLVDRGYNEVVLTGVDMTSWGADLPGAPKLGDLVMRILKLVPDLPRLRISSIDSIEVDENLMQAIATEPRLMPHLHLSLQHGDDLILKRMKRRHLRDDAIAFCEEARRLRPDITFGADIIAGFPTETEAHFANSLKLVTECDLTWLHVFPYSPREGTPAARMPQVDGTAIKARAKRLREAGAAAVSAHLAKQIGREHRILMENPRMGRTEQFTETRFASDQPEGDIVTARIMGFDDGGLTAG